One Leisingera sp. M658 genomic window carries:
- the soxX gene encoding sulfur oxidation c-type cytochrome SoxX — translation MKLTSLTLVLSLAGSAVWAGEVAPKAVQYGEDGQVAASLTGVAGDAVNGALVVGTKSKGNCVSCHQLTALADVPFHGEIGPSLDGAGDRWTAEELRGLVANAKMTFEGTMMPAFYKVDGFIRPGDAYTGDAGTEPLPPILTAQEIEDVVAFLATLKEE, via the coding sequence ATGAAGCTTACATCTCTGACACTGGTGCTGAGCCTGGCCGGAAGTGCGGTTTGGGCCGGGGAGGTTGCTCCGAAAGCGGTGCAGTATGGCGAGGATGGCCAAGTGGCCGCGTCGCTGACGGGTGTTGCCGGCGATGCCGTCAATGGCGCGCTGGTTGTTGGCACCAAATCCAAGGGCAACTGTGTGTCCTGCCACCAGCTGACCGCGCTGGCGGATGTGCCGTTCCACGGTGAAATCGGCCCGTCGCTGGATGGCGCGGGCGATCGCTGGACCGCAGAAGAGCTGCGCGGGCTGGTGGCCAACGCCAAGATGACGTTTGAGGGCACCATGATGCCGGCCTTTTATAAGGTCGATGGCTTTATCCGCCCGGGCGATGCCTATACCGGCGATGCCGGGACCGAGCCGCTGCCGCCGATCCTGACGGCGCAGGAGATTGAAGATGTGGTCGCATTCCTTGCGACACTGAAGGAAGAGTGA
- a CDS encoding DUF302 domain-containing protein, giving the protein MFFKRLTAALILAASAASAGNIAARNGWAVHETSKPYEQLIKDVKAAAKAEGMGVVTQAGPTKAAAARGITIPGNRVIGLFNNDFAVKILALSTAAMIEAPVRIYVTEEANGSATLAYKLPSHVFAPYTDEGGAALKALAGQLDNRFAQIAEKARQ; this is encoded by the coding sequence ATGTTTTTCAAACGCCTGACTGCCGCGCTCATTCTGGCAGCCTCTGCCGCATCCGCCGGAAACATTGCTGCACGCAACGGATGGGCAGTGCATGAGACGTCAAAGCCCTATGAGCAGCTGATCAAGGACGTCAAAGCCGCCGCCAAGGCCGAAGGCATGGGAGTGGTGACCCAGGCAGGCCCCACCAAGGCCGCTGCCGCCCGCGGCATCACCATCCCTGGGAACCGGGTGATCGGGTTGTTCAACAATGATTTCGCGGTGAAAATCCTGGCGCTGTCCACCGCCGCAATGATCGAAGCCCCCGTGCGCATCTATGTCACCGAGGAAGCCAACGGCAGTGCCACCCTCGCCTACAAGCTGCCCTCCCATGTCTTTGCGCCCTACACCGATGAGGGCGGTGCAGCGCTGAAAGCTCTGGCAGGCCAGCTTGATAATCGCTTTGCGCAGATCGCTGAAAAGGCTCGGCAATAG
- the soxA gene encoding sulfur oxidation c-type cytochrome SoxA codes for MNKKAITAIAAVLALPMAASAGPDDDTLVINEEIEMVTKTAAPAHIADVIDEVMSGWHFRKDETQSLQMDDFENPAMIFVDQAIDTWNTAEGSEGKSCASCHDDAEDSMAGVRAVYPKWNEAAGEVRTLNMQINDCRENQMGAEKWKYSGGKMAAMEALISVQSRGMPVNVAIDGPAQSTWEQGKEMYYTRTGQLELSCANCHEDNYGNMIRADHLSQGQINGFPVYRLKNTKLNTAHARFKGCIRDTRAETYKPGSAEFVALELYVASRGNGLSVEAPSVRN; via the coding sequence ATGAACAAGAAGGCAATCACAGCAATTGCCGCCGTGCTGGCGCTGCCGATGGCCGCGAGCGCAGGCCCCGACGACGACACGCTGGTGATCAACGAAGAGATCGAGATGGTCACCAAGACCGCCGCACCCGCGCATATTGCGGATGTGATCGATGAGGTGATGTCCGGCTGGCACTTCCGCAAGGATGAAACCCAGTCGCTGCAGATGGACGACTTTGAAAACCCGGCGATGATCTTTGTCGATCAGGCGATCGACACTTGGAACACTGCCGAGGGGTCCGAAGGCAAGTCCTGCGCATCCTGCCACGATGATGCGGAGGACAGCATGGCCGGCGTGCGCGCGGTGTATCCCAAGTGGAACGAGGCCGCCGGCGAGGTCCGCACTCTGAACATGCAGATCAACGATTGCCGCGAAAACCAGATGGGTGCCGAGAAGTGGAAATACTCCGGCGGCAAGATGGCGGCGATGGAAGCGCTGATTTCCGTCCAGTCGCGCGGCATGCCGGTCAATGTGGCCATCGACGGCCCGGCCCAGTCTACCTGGGAGCAGGGCAAGGAGATGTATTACACCCGCACCGGCCAGCTGGAGCTGTCCTGCGCCAATTGCCATGAAGACAACTATGGCAACATGATCCGCGCCGACCATCTGAGCCAGGGCCAGATCAACGGCTTTCCGGTGTACCGCTTGAAAAACACCAAGCTGAACACGGCGCATGCGCGTTTCAAGGGCTGCATCCGTGACACCCGCGCCGAGACCTACAAGCCCGGCTCGGCAGAATTTGTCGCGCTGGAGCTGTATGTCGCCTCGCGCGGCAACGGGCTGTCGGTCGAAGCGCCTTCCGTCCGCAACTGA
- the soxY gene encoding thiosulfate oxidation carrier protein SoxY yields the protein MEFSRRETLAMGLGAAMVTVLPFRVNAAADDRIAAFTGGADIAEGGVTLTAPEIAENGNTVPVSVAAEGATAIMVLATGNPTPGVATFNFGPGAAAQSASTRIRLAGTQDVVAIAKMADGTFTKASATVKVTIGGCGG from the coding sequence ATGGAGTTCTCACGCCGTGAGACCCTGGCGATGGGCCTGGGCGCTGCCATGGTAACCGTGCTGCCGTTCCGTGTGAATGCGGCGGCGGATGACCGGATTGCCGCCTTTACCGGCGGTGCGGATATCGCCGAGGGCGGCGTAACCCTGACCGCGCCGGAAATCGCTGAAAACGGCAACACCGTTCCGGTGTCCGTCGCGGCCGAAGGCGCCACCGCGATTATGGTGCTGGCCACAGGCAACCCGACCCCGGGCGTGGCGACGTTCAATTTCGGCCCCGGTGCGGCGGCGCAATCGGCCTCGACCCGGATCCGTCTGGCGGGCACCCAGGATGTGGTTGCGATTGCTAAGATGGCCGACGGCACATTCACCAAGGCAAGCGCCACCGTCAAAGTGACCATCGGCGGCTGTGGCGGCTGA
- a CDS encoding YeeE/YedE family protein, giving the protein MFDFLTEHQLAAFIGLLGGVLLGLAARLGRFCTLGAIEDLLYGGSSLRMRMWGIAIGVAVTSSFALIGLGLVDAGQSFYLSIRWMPAASILGGLMFGYGMALSGNCGYGAIARLGGGDLRSFVIVLVMGVSTYVVLVGPLAPLRNLFFTQQDVTTEIPPGLAHYAAAWSGLPVAAVGIAAGLLILLATLANAELRADRQALFWSAVVGLAVTSGWVGTTYVNAEGFDALPVVSHSFSAPLGETILWTMTGSLRPLSFAVGSIAGVWTGAFAGSLIKGHFRWEACDDPRELRRQIIGAAIMGAGAVIAMGCTVGQGLSAFSLLAVSAPVTMLAIFAGAAIGLRQLIEGFRPAE; this is encoded by the coding sequence ATGTTTGATTTCCTGACAGAACACCAGCTGGCCGCCTTTATCGGGCTGCTGGGCGGTGTTCTGCTGGGTCTTGCCGCGCGGCTGGGACGGTTTTGCACCCTGGGTGCAATCGAAGACCTGCTCTATGGCGGCTCCTCCCTGCGGATGCGGATGTGGGGCATTGCTATCGGCGTAGCTGTCACGTCCAGCTTTGCACTGATCGGCCTTGGGCTGGTCGATGCCGGCCAGTCCTTTTACCTGTCGATCCGCTGGATGCCCGCCGCCTCGATCCTAGGCGGGCTGATGTTCGGCTACGGCATGGCCCTCAGCGGCAACTGCGGCTACGGCGCCATCGCCCGTCTGGGCGGCGGCGACCTGCGCAGCTTTGTGATCGTGCTGGTGATGGGGGTCTCCACCTATGTCGTTCTGGTTGGCCCCCTCGCCCCGTTGCGCAACCTGTTTTTCACACAGCAGGACGTCACCACCGAAATCCCGCCGGGACTGGCCCATTACGCCGCCGCCTGGAGCGGTCTGCCGGTTGCCGCGGTCGGTATCGCTGCCGGCCTGCTGATCCTGCTGGCCACGCTTGCCAATGCGGAACTGCGCGCCGACAGGCAAGCACTGTTCTGGTCTGCCGTGGTTGGGCTGGCCGTCACCTCCGGCTGGGTCGGCACGACCTATGTCAACGCCGAAGGGTTCGACGCGCTGCCGGTTGTCTCGCATTCCTTTTCCGCCCCCTTGGGGGAGACGATCCTTTGGACCATGACCGGCAGTCTGCGCCCGCTGTCCTTTGCCGTCGGCTCCATTGCCGGGGTCTGGACCGGCGCCTTCGCCGGTTCGCTGATCAAGGGTCACTTCCGCTGGGAGGCTTGTGACGACCCGCGCGAGCTGCGCCGCCAGATTATCGGCGCCGCCATCATGGGCGCAGGTGCTGTGATCGCCATGGGCTGCACCGTCGGTCAAGGCCTCAGCGCATTCTCCCTTCTGGCGGTCTCGGCGCCCGTCACCATGCTGGCAATCTTTGCAGGTGCCGCAATCGGCCTGCGCCAGCTGATCGAAGGCTTCCGCCCGGCAGAATAA
- a CDS encoding thioredoxin family protein, whose translation MLRSIAKVLMAVVLAAPLSAAELGDDGLHKTAWMRDTFKDLREDLEEANGEGKRLALIFEQRGCIYCTKMHEEVFPRPEVSQYIEENFFVVQLNLYGDVEVTDFDGEALAEKDMARKWGVLFTPTILFLPEDVGENVTATEAAVATMPGAFGGGTTLDMFTWVNEKRYALDNGEDFQRYHARRIRERNNGSAD comes from the coding sequence ATGCTGAGAAGTATTGCGAAAGTGTTAATGGCGGTGGTGCTGGCCGCGCCCCTGTCAGCGGCGGAGCTGGGCGATGACGGGCTGCACAAGACAGCCTGGATGCGGGACACTTTCAAAGATCTGCGCGAAGACCTGGAGGAGGCCAATGGCGAAGGCAAACGGCTGGCGCTGATCTTTGAGCAGCGCGGCTGCATCTATTGCACCAAGATGCATGAGGAGGTCTTTCCCCGTCCTGAGGTCAGCCAGTACATTGAAGAGAACTTTTTTGTCGTGCAGCTGAACTTATACGGGGATGTGGAGGTCACTGATTTCGACGGCGAGGCGCTGGCGGAAAAGGACATGGCACGCAAATGGGGCGTCTTGTTCACGCCGACGATTCTGTTCCTGCCGGAGGACGTGGGCGAAAACGTCACAGCCACCGAAGCGGCGGTTGCAACGATGCCGGGCGCATTTGGCGGCGGCACCACGCTGGACATGTTTACATGGGTCAACGAAAAGCGGTATGCGCTTGATAACGGGGAAGATTTCCAGCGGTATCACGCGCGTCGGATTCGCGAGCGCAATAATGGGTCTGCCGACTAG
- the soxZ gene encoding thiosulfate oxidation carrier complex protein SoxZ, translating into MASGVKPRVKVPKTAAAGEAVTIKTLISHKMESGQRKDKEGNLIPRSIINRFTCEFNGAMVLDVAMEPAISTNPYFEFDAVVPEAGEFVFTWYDDDGAVYDTKKNIAIG; encoded by the coding sequence ATGGCATCCGGTGTTAAACCCCGCGTCAAGGTCCCGAAGACAGCCGCCGCCGGTGAGGCGGTCACTATCAAGACCCTGATCAGCCACAAAATGGAAAGCGGCCAGCGCAAGGACAAGGAAGGCAACCTGATCCCGCGCTCGATCATCAACCGCTTCACCTGCGAATTCAACGGTGCGATGGTGCTGGACGTGGCGATGGAGCCTGCGATCTCGACCAACCCGTATTTTGAATTCGACGCTGTCGTGCCGGAAGCCGGTGAATTTGTCTTCACCTGGTATGACGACGACGGCGCCGTCTACGACACCAAGAAGAATATCGCCATCGGCTGA
- a CDS encoding PhoX family phosphatase — translation MDRKQIIEDPQTGNKGEAFEAFDDIPANPNLTRTIGEVIASRYGRRDMLKGLLGVSASTALFGASALTAPRQADAAGTAASSRYAFDELAWGNDGTHHVAKGYDADILLRWGDPITADAPDFDVLNQTAQAQLQQFGYNNDYVGFTPLNTEGTRGLLCVNHEYTNEEVMFPALGRQDKADFAGMTRALVDIEMAAHGGSVVEITRGTDGKWAVVRDGSRNRRISPLNTVMTIDGPAAGHARMQTSADPSGAQVIGTLNNCAGGMTSWGTWLMAEENFHGYFWTDRLDADGKPDLSDQPEAAQMKRYGVPGRWYAWGKYHDRFNIDKDPNEANRFGWVVEVDPRNPEAAPVKHTALGRFRHEGAETTTSTDGHLVVYMGDDARFDYQYKYVSKGVVSDDPAANSKLLSDGTLYAARFDPDGSVHWLPLVHGEGPLTAENGFASQADVLIDARLAADALGATPMDRPEDAAPRGDGTAYIMLTNNARRKAGETDAANPRAKSRFGHIIEIKEDGGDHAATRGSWSILVKCGDPGIAAVGAEWNPETSDNGWFASPDNCAFDAEGRLWVATDQGSKWGKTGKSDGLYGVETEGSLRGHSKLFFRCPAGGELCGPCFAPDGETLFLAVQHPGTDGTKALTGFARASTFEDPATRWPDFNPQMPPRPSVVVVTKQGGGRIAG, via the coding sequence ATGGACCGCAAGCAGATCATCGAAGACCCGCAAACCGGCAACAAGGGGGAAGCCTTTGAAGCCTTTGATGATATTCCCGCCAATCCGAACCTGACCCGCACCATCGGCGAAGTAATCGCCAGCCGTTATGGCCGCCGGGACATGCTGAAAGGCCTGCTGGGGGTCTCAGCCTCCACCGCCCTGTTCGGCGCCTCAGCCCTCACCGCGCCGCGCCAGGCTGATGCTGCCGGCACTGCTGCAAGCAGCCGCTATGCCTTTGACGAATTGGCCTGGGGCAACGACGGGACCCACCACGTGGCCAAAGGCTATGACGCAGATATCCTGCTGCGCTGGGGCGACCCGATCACGGCAGATGCGCCGGATTTCGACGTGTTGAACCAGACGGCCCAGGCCCAGTTGCAGCAGTTCGGCTACAACAACGACTATGTCGGCTTTACCCCGCTGAATACCGAAGGCACCCGCGGGCTGCTGTGCGTGAACCACGAATACACCAATGAAGAGGTGATGTTCCCCGCCCTTGGCCGCCAGGACAAAGCAGACTTTGCCGGCATGACACGCGCGCTGGTGGATATCGAAATGGCCGCACACGGCGGCTCGGTGGTCGAGATTACCCGCGGCACGGACGGCAAATGGGCGGTGGTCCGGGATGGCAGCAGGAACCGCCGCATCTCGCCGCTGAACACGGTGATGACCATCGACGGACCCGCTGCGGGCCATGCCCGGATGCAAACCAGCGCGGATCCCAGCGGGGCGCAGGTCATCGGCACATTGAACAATTGCGCCGGCGGCATGACCTCCTGGGGCACCTGGCTGATGGCCGAGGAAAACTTCCACGGCTATTTCTGGACGGACAGGCTGGACGCAGACGGCAAGCCGGACCTGTCGGATCAGCCCGAAGCGGCGCAGATGAAACGTTATGGCGTGCCGGGCCGCTGGTACGCCTGGGGCAAATACCACGACCGCTTCAACATCGACAAGGACCCCAATGAGGCCAACCGTTTCGGCTGGGTTGTTGAGGTCGATCCGCGAAACCCGGAGGCTGCACCGGTGAAGCACACCGCGCTTGGCCGCTTCCGCCATGAAGGCGCTGAAACCACCACCTCCACGGACGGGCATCTTGTGGTCTACATGGGTGATGATGCACGGTTTGACTATCAGTACAAATACGTCTCCAAGGGCGTTGTGTCGGACGACCCGGCGGCCAATTCAAAGCTGCTCAGCGACGGCACGCTGTATGCGGCGCGGTTTGACCCGGACGGCAGTGTTCACTGGCTGCCGCTGGTCCATGGCGAGGGCCCTTTGACGGCTGAAAACGGCTTTGCCAGCCAGGCTGACGTTCTGATCGATGCACGGCTGGCGGCGGATGCGCTGGGGGCCACGCCAATGGACCGCCCCGAGGATGCAGCCCCCCGCGGCGACGGCACTGCCTATATCATGCTGACCAACAACGCCCGCCGGAAGGCAGGCGAGACGGACGCAGCCAATCCGCGGGCAAAGTCGCGCTTCGGTCATATCATCGAAATCAAGGAAGACGGCGGCGACCATGCAGCGACCCGCGGCAGCTGGTCGATCCTGGTGAAATGCGGCGATCCGGGCATTGCCGCCGTCGGGGCCGAATGGAATCCGGAAACCTCTGACAACGGCTGGTTCGCTTCCCCCGACAACTGCGCCTTTGACGCCGAGGGCCGCCTGTGGGTCGCGACCGATCAGGGCAGCAAATGGGGCAAGACCGGCAAATCGGACGGGCTGTACGGGGTTGAGACCGAAGGGAGCCTGCGCGGTCACTCCAAACTGTTCTTCCGCTGCCCGGCGGGCGGCGAGCTGTGCGGCCCCTGTTTTGCACCGGACGGCGAGACACTGTTCCTGGCAGTGCAGCATCCCGGCACCGACGGCACCAAGGCGCTGACGGGGTTTGCGCGCGCATCGACTTTTGAAGACCCGGCTACCCGCTGGCCGGATTTCAACCCTCAAATGCCGCCGCGCCCCTCAGTGGTGGTGGTCACAAAACAGGGCGGCGGCAGAATCGCAGGATGA
- the soxB gene encoding thiosulfohydrolase SoxB, with translation MISRRDFMQVSMAASAMVGASGFGNWARLAAQQSLTQDQLLQFDSFGNISLIHVTDIHGQLKPIHFREPSVNLGVGANKGHVPHITGADFRKAYGIADGSPSAYALTYDDFASLAQGYGRVGGLDRMATIINAIRADRPDALLFDGGDTWHGSYTCHHTAGQDMVNVMNALKPDAMTFHWEFTLGSERVNEIVEGLPFAALGQNIFDAEWDEPAELFKPYKFFERGGAKVAVIGQAFPYMPIANPGWMFPEYSFGIRDENMQAMVDEVRAAGADLVVVLSHNGFDVDKKMAGKVQGIDVILSGHTHDALPEPVLVGRTHIIASGSNGKFVSRVDLDVRDGQLMGLRHKLIPVFSDVIAPDPMVAQLIDAERAPYKAQLEEVIGKTDTLLYRRGNFNGTWDDLICDALLSEREADIAMSPGVRWGPSLVPGDDITREDIWNVTSMSYGAAYRSEMTGEFIKVILEDVADNIFNPDPYYQQGGDMVRIGGMGYRIDITKPQGERISEMTLLKTGEAIDPAKSYVVAGWASVNEGTEGPMIWDVVEDHIRKLGTVSLNPNTSVQVAGA, from the coding sequence ATGATCTCGCGCCGTGATTTTATGCAGGTTTCCATGGCGGCATCGGCCATGGTGGGGGCGTCAGGCTTTGGCAATTGGGCGCGGCTGGCGGCGCAGCAGTCGCTGACGCAGGACCAGCTGTTGCAGTTCGACAGTTTTGGCAACATCAGCCTGATCCATGTGACCGATATTCATGGGCAATTGAAGCCGATCCACTTCCGCGAGCCGTCGGTCAATCTGGGGGTTGGCGCCAACAAGGGGCATGTGCCGCATATCACCGGCGCCGATTTCCGCAAGGCCTATGGCATCGCGGACGGCAGCCCTTCGGCCTATGCGCTGACCTATGACGATTTTGCCTCGCTGGCGCAGGGCTATGGCCGGGTTGGCGGGCTGGACCGGATGGCGACCATCATCAACGCGATTCGCGCCGACCGTCCCGATGCGCTGTTGTTCGACGGCGGCGACACCTGGCACGGCTCCTATACCTGCCATCACACGGCAGGTCAGGACATGGTCAATGTGATGAATGCGCTGAAGCCGGATGCGATGACCTTTCACTGGGAGTTCACGCTGGGATCCGAGCGGGTGAACGAGATCGTCGAGGGGCTGCCCTTTGCCGCCCTTGGCCAGAACATCTTTGATGCGGAATGGGACGAGCCGGCCGAGCTGTTCAAACCCTACAAGTTTTTTGAGCGCGGCGGTGCCAAGGTGGCGGTGATCGGCCAGGCCTTCCCCTATATGCCGATTGCCAACCCGGGCTGGATGTTCCCGGAGTATTCGTTCGGCATCCGCGACGAGAACATGCAGGCCATGGTGGATGAGGTCCGCGCTGCCGGTGCCGATCTGGTGGTGGTCCTCAGCCACAACGGTTTTGACGTCGACAAGAAGATGGCGGGCAAGGTGCAGGGCATCGACGTGATCCTGTCGGGCCACACCCATGATGCGCTGCCCGAGCCGGTGCTGGTGGGCAGGACCCATATCATTGCGTCGGGGTCGAACGGCAAATTCGTCTCCCGCGTTGATCTGGATGTGCGGGACGGCCAGCTGATGGGGCTGCGGCACAAACTGATCCCGGTGTTCTCGGATGTGATCGCGCCGGACCCAATGGTGGCGCAGCTGATTGACGCCGAACGCGCGCCCTATAAGGCGCAGCTGGAGGAGGTGATCGGCAAGACCGATACGCTGCTGTATCGCCGCGGCAACTTCAACGGCACCTGGGATGACCTGATCTGCGACGCGCTGCTGAGCGAGCGGGAGGCGGATATCGCTATGTCGCCCGGTGTGCGCTGGGGGCCGTCGCTGGTGCCGGGCGACGACATCACCCGCGAGGATATCTGGAATGTGACCTCGATGTCATACGGCGCGGCGTACCGGTCCGAGATGACGGGCGAGTTCATCAAGGTGATTCTGGAGGATGTGGCCGATAACATCTTCAACCCCGACCCCTATTATCAGCAGGGCGGCGACATGGTGCGGATCGGCGGCATGGGCTACCGGATCGACATCACCAAGCCGCAGGGCGAGCGGATCAGCGAGATGACCTTGCTGAAGACCGGCGAGGCAATTGATCCGGCAAAGTCTTATGTGGTGGCCGGCTGGGCCAGCGTAAATGAAGGCACCGAGGGTCCGATGATCTGGGATGTGGTCGAGGATCATATCCGCAAGCTCGGCACCGTGAGCCTGAACCCGAATACCTCCGTGCAGGTGGCGGGCGCTTAA
- a CDS encoding helix-turn-helix transcriptional regulator produces the protein MALPQFSADIEPEEMDKMVDNATKASNFLKAISHEGRLMILCHLVSGEKSVTELEELLSARQAAVSQQLSRLRLEGLVIPRREGKAIFYRLADDKPRRILEVVYDLFCKDGS, from the coding sequence ATGGCATTACCGCAATTTTCTGCCGACATCGAACCGGAAGAAATGGACAAGATGGTGGATAACGCCACCAAAGCCTCCAACTTCCTCAAGGCGATCAGCCACGAAGGCCGGCTGATGATCCTGTGCCACCTGGTCTCGGGCGAGAAATCCGTGACCGAACTGGAAGAGCTGCTGTCGGCCCGCCAGGCCGCCGTTTCGCAGCAATTGTCCCGCCTGCGGCTGGAAGGACTGGTCATTCCCCGCCGCGAGGGCAAAGCCATATTCTACCGCCTGGCCGACGACAAACCCCGCCGCATCCTGGAAGTGGTCTATGACCTTTTCTGCAAAGACGGCAGCTAA
- a CDS encoding cytochrome c biogenesis CcdA family protein — translation MLEISLFGALIAGLLSFFTPCILPMVPFYLSYMGGLSMAELRGNGAIAAGAQRRLLVSACCFAAGVTTVFMLMGMGATALGQLFGQYLEVLSYGAAALLLLFGLHFLGLVKIPLLYREARMESSAEPSTVLGAYLMGLAFGFGWTPCVGPALASILMIASGMGDIWRGGVLLLVYGLGMTAPFVVAALFAKPFLGWVARHRTAFGWVEKGMGAMLVLFAALIATGGVRLIAEAMIRWMPGFGSIG, via the coding sequence ATGCTGGAAATATCCCTGTTTGGCGCCTTGATCGCAGGATTGCTGAGCTTTTTCACCCCCTGTATTCTGCCGATGGTGCCGTTTTACCTGTCTTACATGGGCGGGCTGTCGATGGCCGAGCTGCGCGGGAACGGGGCGATTGCTGCCGGGGCGCAGCGGCGGCTGCTGGTATCTGCCTGCTGTTTTGCCGCTGGTGTCACCACCGTGTTCATGCTGATGGGCATGGGGGCGACGGCGCTAGGGCAGCTGTTCGGGCAGTATCTGGAGGTGCTGTCTTATGGCGCGGCGGCTTTGCTGCTGCTGTTCGGGCTGCATTTTCTGGGGTTGGTGAAAATCCCGCTACTGTACCGCGAGGCACGGATGGAGAGTTCTGCAGAGCCGTCGACCGTGCTGGGTGCCTATCTGATGGGGCTGGCATTCGGCTTTGGCTGGACGCCCTGTGTGGGGCCGGCGCTGGCGTCGATCCTGATGATCGCCTCAGGTATGGGCGATATCTGGCGGGGCGGGGTGCTGCTGCTGGTTTACGGGCTGGGCATGACGGCGCCCTTTGTGGTGGCGGCGCTGTTTGCCAAGCCGTTCCTGGGCTGGGTGGCGCGGCACCGGACCGCCTTTGGCTGGGTGGAGAAGGGGATGGGCGCAATGCTGGTGCTGTTTGCGGCGCTGATCGCCACCGGCGGGGTGCGGCTGATTGCCGAGGCGATGATCCGCTGGATGCCGGGTTTCGGTTCGATTGGGTAA